A genomic segment from Aegilops tauschii subsp. strangulata cultivar AL8/78 chromosome 1, Aet v6.0, whole genome shotgun sequence encodes:
- the LOC109742020 gene encoding uncharacterized protein yields MDSIIQHDPKAGRKVYTRFFLRDFSVFDIDEESSVPPMRYSDSVYQDEFGLEDSANILSVSIVSSDVGFPVDVYGRVIARDSIDYKCIYLFHRIRDDCQHLNEDGMLILTGPYRGLVLVDFIYLEIDLKIREEGVPDRPFSKGLISIDGRVLSREKDVMVRSETLESWLSTTEVRFTTVLNAVECTFEIKLIEGLFKGNITVGIADKARKLDNEQTIVIHDSTADGVVTSDESGVIKLRRSVITICLERNVMFRINNEAAGVCAERTFDLSPRRTGADELEITCGAGKFGFRVVWSLMDFRL; encoded by the exons ATGGACTCCATCATCCAGCACGACCCCAAGGCTGGGCGCAAGGTCTACACCCGGTTTTTCCTCAGAGACTTCTCCGTCTTTGACATCGACGAGGAGT CGTCTGTCCCTCCAATGCGATACTCTGATAGTGTCTACCAAGATGAATTTGGGCTAGAAGACTCTGCAAACATCCTCTCCGTCAGCATAGTCTCCTCAGATGTAGGCTTCCCAGTCGATGTCTATGGCCGCGTCATCGCCAGAGACAGCATTGACTACAAGTGCATTTATCTCTTTCACCGCATTAGGGATGATTGCCAACATCTCAACGAG GATGGAATGCTGATTTTAACTGGCCCATATCGAGGTCTAGTGCTGGTTGATTTCATCTATCTAGAGATAGATCTTAAAATAAGGGAAGAAGGAGTTCCAGACAGGCCATTTAGCAAGGGTCTAATAAGCATTGATGGCCGAGTACTGTCTAGAGAGAAAGATGTCATGGTTAGAAGCGAAACCCTTGAGAGCTGGCTCAGCACTACAGAAGTGAGATTCACAACTGTCCTGAACGCAGTCGAATGCACCTTTGAAATCAAGCTCATTGAGGGGCTTTTTAAAGGAAATATAACAGTTGGCATCGCGGATAAAGCTCGCAAGCTGGACAATGAACAAACGATTGTGATTCATGATAGCACAGCAGATGGCGTGGTTACAAGTGATGAAAGTGGAGTTATCAAACTCCGGCGAAGTGTCATTACTATCTGTCTGGAAAGAAATGTGATGTTTCGCATAAATAATGAGGCTGCTGGTGTTTGTGCTGAACGAACCTTTGATTTAAGTCCACGCCGCACTGGTGCAGATGAATTGGAAATTACGTGTGGTGCTGGGAAGTTCGGATTCAGGGTCGTCTGGTCCTTGATGGACTTTAGGCTGTAA